GCCGCAGCAGCCGCCATGCAGCAAGGCCACCAGACGGGGACAGGTGGACGGAAAGGACTGGAGCCTGTGGAAACGTCAGCCCAGATGAGGTCGGCGACAGTGACCGTGAGCATGACAGGGGGCCCGTTACACGTTCCGTCTGCTTCTGTGTGCTCCTGACATCTCCCCAAAATAAAGTTCAGGAAAGAGTTCAGAGTGACGTGCAAACAGCAAAACCAAAAAGACAGTGAGTAAACAGCCAGAGCTCATCCTCATTCCTCACAACAGGAAGGACAGAGTCGCGGCACAATTAGAATCACCATGTGTAACCCCCAGGCCACAGGTCGGGGCCGTGGGGGGAGCAGTATGGCCCCTTGCAGAGTCCCCTCTTCATCACGTGACGTGGACGCCCCAACCGAGAGGCCCCAGAGCATGTGACCACGGGGCGCCAGCCTGACCTGCGTCTGTGACCCACAGCAGCGCCACCAGGGGGCACATCCGGGAGATGCAGCCTGAGTGTGGCCATGCAGAAGCCTGGCGGCCCAGAACCCGCAAGAGACAAAGCTGCCAAAAACAAACAGCCCGCCCCACTGAAGGCGCCCGGAGCCCCAGCGCTGGGGTCAGAGGGCACATACTGAAAGCTAGAAACACCGGGAGCTGTTGTATCTGCAGCCCACGTGCAGTCTTGACCAGACTCCGGGAGTCAGAGGAAGGGACATAAGAGAAAGTCCCTGTAACGGTTCAGAAAGTCTGTGTGCCCGTGCAAGAAGCACAAGACCCAGAGCCCTGCTGCGTCCCCCGGGAGGGGACCTCCTGTCTCTGCAGGTCTGAGTTCCCAGGATAAAGGCACTGGGTGGTGGGAGTTGAGGCCCAGGTAAGGCTGGGCAGCGTGTGGGATGACGGGCGTCCTGACCGAGCTGGGCCCCCCACCCTCACGCCCAATGCCCCCCTCGCCGTGCCCGTGCCCACGTGGTGAAGCTGTAGTTGTCGTGAGCCTGGCCAGGGCGGACCCCGGGGTCCCTGCCACCACCGCCGCCATTGTTCGGGCCCTTGAGGCCGAGGTAGGAGGCCTGCACCGTATCCAAGTCCCCGGCTCTcagctggagccacagctggGTTGCCCTGGGGAGAGACGGGGGAAGGACATTCAGGATGCCAAATCCTCTGCAAGGCGGTTGATGAGCCGGACTCTGGCTCCTCACCCTGCTCACCCAGCACCGCGGAGCCCAGGCCGCGAGCGGACCCAGACTGAAGGAGGCCCAGACCAGACCCATGTGTGCGGCCTGGTTAGGAAAGACCTTCCAGAGCCGCGAGGCTCTGTGAGTCGTAGGCTGCTGTGGGGCAGCACTCGGTAGCCGGGCTCCCTGAGGAGCCAGGGCAGCCCCAGCGCCCCTGGACACCCGCCGGGGGCCCAGGGCACGGATGGCAAGTGCCCATGGAGCGCCCTCTGCCGTCAGGCTCGGGCggcagggagggctggaggcCCCTAGGGCCAGCGTACCTGTCGGACGGCTGCTCACTCCTCTTCATGCACCTCATGAGGCAGCAGGTGAGGAAGGCCACGGACATGAGTAGGATGACAGCGCAGCTGACGATGGAGGCGATCACGGCCACCTTGAAGCCGAAGGTCTCGTACGGCGGCACGGCTGCGAGGGAGACAGGGCCACCTCCTGCACAGGGCTCGCGAGGCCCTCGGCAACCCCGTTccgtgggggaggcagggaggtaggTGCTGGTGGCTGGGGCTGTCAGGGAACACTGTCCcctaaaggggggggggggtgcttgggCAGGGTGCTTGGGCACGTGCTCCAAGCTGGTAAACCCTTCAGGGGCCCACGTGCCTTCTCAGTTCACTTTCCAGGAGGCTCAAAAGCAAGAAGAATGCCTATGTCTGAGGCCAAAGGGCCTTTGCTGCTTAACAGCCGTGTGACCTCAGCTATGGGTCGAGCAGTGTTCTACCGGCTTCTAACGGGCATCCTGGGAAGACAAGGCCCAGGGTCCTAGTCTGAGCAACACTGCACACCCTGCCCTGCGGTGACACTGCTCACGCCCCgcctccacccccatcccctgccccagcTGAACACAGGCCACCCAGACCCAAGAGCTCTCCCAGCCGCCCCCGCAGCTGTATATCCATCTTCTGGCCCGTGGGGGTGAGGGGAATCGTGTGGGGCACTTCTTAGGGCCTTCCTTTCCTGCCCGGCCACGACAAGCACCCAGAACACAGGTGCCATTGTCTTGAGTCCCACCCCAGAGCGACGGGCCAGCGCAGCCTGGGTCCCCCCTCCACAGGGAGTGCCGTATGAGATGCCCATCCTGAGGGCTATGGGCCCTCAGAGAGAAAGCTCCTTGTCAGTGAATCCCTGTTATCTTGGAGCCTAATCCGGATGGGCGCCCTCCTTCTCAGAGACTGATCCAGCACACGAGCATTTGAAAGGCTCTGAGAAGTGCTCTAGCCTATTAATCCAGCATGTTCCAAACTGTGTTGGCTACGAAGCCCTCTTTGATGCCCGACACACGTCAACATGATACAGTGACCTCCCTTTGGAAAACCCTTCACCACCCTGTACAACAAATACAACTCGAAAGCTAGAAAGCCATCTCATCCCCTGACGGGGAGCCCGGGGCTGCGAGCATCCTGGCCCTCAGTGTCCCCAGTTCTAGAATCCATAGCACATATAATATCCTATTAAGGTCTGCTGCATGGGtgcataaaagaatgaatgaatgaacagacagAGCTGCCCGCTTAAAAGATGACAGAGAACAGCTCAAACAAGCTCTCGGTGCTGACAGGCCAAGTCGGTGGCAGAGCGAGGGTTGAGGCTGCTGGGCCTGGAGTCCATGTGCAGACATAGGGCCCAGTGGGGGCTGTCCAGCTGCCAGCAGCGGGGTCGGGACCCTACAGAGGCCTAGCGGGGACTTGTACCCACCGCATCCCCTCCGTGGACGCTCACGCCCACACGACGGGAccagccgcccccaccccctgcaggtGCTCAGGGGAAGCAGGCCTCACACTTGCACACGGGGCTCACTGAAGACCACTCGGCGATGCTCCCCTTCCAAGCACAGGTGAGGAGGCCGGACCCAACCATCTGGTGGCCTGAGGGGCAGTGGAACACGAGGACAGTCCCCACAGAAGTGCCGTCGCCACGAAGGACTTGAAGGGTGCCCCGCGGGGGTGGCTGCACCCGTGTGCACGTGCCTAGGGAAGAAGAGAGCAGAGATGAGGGCCCTACCCTGGACGGCAGAGGGTG
The Prionailurus viverrinus isolate Anna chromosome D4, UM_Priviv_1.0, whole genome shotgun sequence genome window above contains:
- the SUSD3 gene encoding sushi domain-containing protein 3 isoform X4 → MGILATPTGTGSSTGCTCTRVQPPPRGTLQVLRGDGTSVGTVLVFHCPSGHQMVGSGLLTCAWKGSIAEWSSVSPVCKSVPPYETFGFKVAVIASIVSCAVILLMSVAFLTCCLMRCMKRSEQPSDRATQLWLQLRAGDLDTVQASYLGLKGPNNGGGGGRDPGVRPGQAHDNYSFTTDLGEGTREMAGMARGVDKDPWTTRPAGSPRAQVMVHTADPGHALPASWPATGMSRQHAAYVPG
- the SUSD3 gene encoding sushi domain-containing protein 3 isoform X2, with protein sequence MHGAASTPRRRARPGGRAVDAEPAPGNGTGTCTRVQPPPRGTLQVLRGDGTSVGTVLVFHCPSGHQMVGSGLLTCAWKGSIAEWSSVSPVCKSVPPYETFGFKVAVIASIVSCAVILLMSVAFLTCCLMRCMKRSEQPSDRDLGEGTREMAGMARGVDKDPWTTRPAGSPRAQVMVHTADPGHALPASWPATGMSRQHAAYVPG
- the SUSD3 gene encoding sushi domain-containing protein 3 isoform X3, which produces MAVLSGYFQMGHRPRAAGTCTRVQPPPRGTLQVLRGDGTSVGTVLVFHCPSGHQMVGSGLLTCAWKGSIAEWSSVSPVCKSVPPYETFGFKVAVIASIVSCAVILLMSVAFLTCCLMRCMKRSEQPSDRATQLWLQLRAGDLDTVQASYLGLKGPNNGGGGGRDPGVRPGQAHDNYSFTTDLGEGTREMAGMARGVDKDPWTTRPAGSPRAQVMVHTADPGHALPASWPATGMSRQHAAYVPG
- the SUSD3 gene encoding sushi domain-containing protein 3 isoform X1, translated to MHGAASTPRRRARPGGRAVDAEPAPGNGTGTCTRVQPPPRGTLQVLRGDGTSVGTVLVFHCPSGHQMVGSGLLTCAWKGSIAEWSSVSPVCKSVPPYETFGFKVAVIASIVSCAVILLMSVAFLTCCLMRCMKRSEQPSDRATQLWLQLRAGDLDTVQASYLGLKGPNNGGGGGRDPGVRPGQAHDNYSFTTDLGEGTREMAGMARGVDKDPWTTRPAGSPRAQVMVHTADPGHALPASWPATGMSRQHAAYVPG